The Candidatus Bathyarchaeia archaeon genome contains a region encoding:
- a CDS encoding RimK-like ATPgrasp N-terminal domain-containing protein — MLVVSNINLKTNVPTTEPSTFLKSSVRDFILNINNDYRYMRTGYYVSLHAEILGNDVIPTTENAVDAYRPPILLTRAAKNGIPIAPFMVTDSAKQIMAEFAFPVALFPVNPFSFNGFQTAKNRTALYKAVKSLSMNYRYVVCAQPLKGEISSIKSFFGECALEDPRVKAVARKVYEVFQIPVCKLYVQRLNGEARLCGLQPLKMEELQPSDIDLLSKMVSRFSGKGWSD, encoded by the coding sequence TTGCTGGTCGTCTCAAACATAAATCTGAAAACCAACGTGCCCACAACAGAACCCTCAACATTCCTCAAGTCTTCTGTTAGGGACTTTATTCTCAACATAAACAATGACTACCGGTACATGAGGACGGGCTACTATGTCTCGCTCCACGCCGAAATCCTAGGCAACGATGTTATTCCAACGACAGAAAACGCCGTGGACGCCTATAGGCCACCAATCCTACTGACTAGGGCAGCGAAGAATGGGATACCTATCGCGCCATTTATGGTAACGGACTCTGCAAAGCAGATAATGGCTGAATTCGCCTTTCCAGTTGCGCTTTTCCCCGTCAACCCATTCTCATTTAATGGCTTCCAGACAGCCAAAAATAGAACCGCCTTATACAAGGCTGTTAAAAGCCTAAGCATGAACTACCGCTATGTCGTCTGTGCCCAACCGCTTAAAGGCGAAATTTCATCTATTAAGTCCTTCTTTGGCGAGTGCGCTTTAGAAGATCCCAGGGTTAAAGCCGTCGCCAGAAAAGTTTATGAAGTTTTCCAGATTCCAGTGTGCAAACTGTATGTCCAACGCCTTAATGGAGAGGCTCGCCTGTGCGGGCTTCAACCTTTAAAGATGGAGGAACTTCAGCCCTCCGACATTGATTTGCTTTCTAAGATGGTTTCCCGGTTTTCCGGGAAAGGATGGTCTGATTGA
- a CDS encoding RimK family alpha-L-glutamate ligase has translation MTRIACFVEKYNFSNSREAEALQSFRQTAEKLGHEFHFIFRNGLSEIPEYDAVFIRATTDPLYTAYVVSKTAWELGLRVVDDPISIKICANKIHQYRLFEKYGVPYIPTVFLSREEFHHKQIAEIFELFGKPVVIKAPYTSFSRYVEKASCETSFRDIAKRFFRRSDYIVVQKFMPSRFDWRVGVLNGEVLYVCKYMMPKGKWKHGVKRRGKPSFIWGRTVTLKRDNAPQRLKETALKACSIIGKGLYGVDIKEVNGDYVVVEVNDNPSIYKGQEDLRDKDIYEKILRFLAE, from the coding sequence TTGACGCGGATAGCATGTTTTGTTGAAAAATACAATTTCTCCAATTCAAGGGAAGCGGAAGCCTTGCAAAGCTTCAGGCAAACAGCTGAAAAGCTGGGACACGAGTTTCACTTCATATTTAGGAATGGGCTTTCCGAAATTCCAGAGTATGACGCCGTCTTCATTAGGGCGACTACGGATCCCCTCTACACGGCTTACGTGGTCTCGAAAACGGCTTGGGAGCTTGGCTTAAGGGTTGTTGATGACCCTATTTCGATTAAGATTTGCGCCAACAAGATCCACCAGTATCGCCTTTTCGAAAAATATGGTGTGCCCTATATCCCCACAGTCTTCCTCAGCAGGGAGGAATTTCATCATAAACAGATTGCCGAGATCTTCGAACTTTTTGGAAAGCCTGTCGTGATAAAGGCGCCCTACACGAGTTTCTCGAGGTACGTGGAGAAAGCCTCTTGTGAGACAAGTTTCCGCGATATTGCCAAACGCTTCTTCAGGCGGTCAGACTACATTGTTGTGCAGAAGTTTATGCCATCCCGCTTTGACTGGCGTGTAGGCGTATTAAATGGCGAAGTCCTGTATGTGTGCAAGTACATGATGCCAAAGGGTAAATGGAAACACGGCGTAAAAAGACGTGGAAAACCAAGCTTCATATGGGGAAGAACCGTCACCCTAAAACGGGACAACGCACCCCAAAGGCTTAAGGAGACAGCTCTAAAAGCCTGCAGCATTATTGGGAAGGGATTGTATGGTGTTGATATTAAGGAGGTTAATGGCGACTATGTGGTGGTTGAAGTCAATGACAACCCAAGCATATACAAGGGGCAGGAAGACCTCCGCGACAAGGACATATACGAGAAAATCTTAAGATTTTTGGCAGAATGA
- a CDS encoding FprA family A-type flavoprotein, whose amino-acid sequence MIERNILKLAENVYWIGVRDWNRRLFDALIPLPKGTSYNAYLVIGETGKALIDTVNPGFENELEEKIHGLASPEELDYVVMNHAEPDHAGTIPYVLRIAPKVKLVATSRGAKMAQIYYHVPQERIKIVADNDTISLGDKTLRFIEAPMLHWPETMFTYLEEDRILFPCDFFGAHLASGVYSDEVEDYLVHAQRYWGEIMMPFRAMAQKALEKVAGLGIRVIAPSHGPIHRKPELILSAYKRWAAGETRPKAVIAYVSMWNSTDTMVKQMAETLVSEGIELAFHDLTVADVGDLAKDLVDSRAIVLGAPTVLGGAHPLAVYATYLFRALRPPTKFAVILSSYGWGGGAIKQIQELLKDFNIEIVGALEVNGPPTEENLRQIVELGRFLAKKVKEEGA is encoded by the coding sequence ATGATTGAAAGAAACATTTTAAAACTGGCCGAAAACGTTTACTGGATTGGCGTAAGAGACTGGAACCGCAGGCTCTTCGACGCTTTAATACCACTTCCAAAAGGAACATCCTACAATGCTTATCTCGTAATTGGCGAAACTGGTAAAGCCCTAATAGACACGGTTAACCCCGGTTTTGAAAACGAACTTGAAGAGAAAATCCATGGTTTAGCGAGTCCAGAGGAGCTGGATTATGTTGTTATGAATCATGCAGAGCCAGATCACGCTGGCACAATACCATATGTGCTGAGGATTGCGCCGAAAGTAAAGCTTGTAGCCACAAGTAGAGGGGCAAAGATGGCTCAAATCTACTATCATGTTCCACAGGAAAGAATCAAAATAGTGGCTGACAACGACACCATAAGCCTGGGCGACAAAACCCTACGCTTTATCGAGGCGCCCATGCTTCATTGGCCAGAAACCATGTTCACCTACCTCGAAGAGGATAGGATACTGTTTCCATGCGATTTTTTCGGCGCCCATTTGGCTAGCGGTGTCTACAGCGATGAAGTCGAGGACTATTTGGTGCATGCTCAGCGATACTGGGGTGAAATAATGATGCCTTTTAGGGCTATGGCGCAGAAAGCCCTAGAAAAAGTTGCTGGTCTTGGTATTCGCGTCATAGCGCCAAGCCACGGTCCCATCCACAGGAAGCCAGAGCTCATCCTAAGCGCCTATAAGCGATGGGCTGCCGGTGAAACCCGCCCAAAGGCTGTTATAGCCTACGTTAGCATGTGGAACAGCACCGACACCATGGTGAAGCAGATGGCTGAAACATTAGTTTCAGAGGGTATAGAATTGGCTTTTCACGATTTGACAGTTGCTGATGTTGGCGATTTAGCCAAAGACCTTGTGGATTCAAGAGCCATTGTGTTGGGCGCCCCAACAGTTCTGGGCGGAGCCCACCCATTAGCTGTTTACGCCACATACCTCTTCAGGGCGCTGCGTCCACCAACAAAATTCGCCGTAATCCTTAGCTCCTACGGTTGGGGTGGAGGCGCAATAAAGCAAATTCAGGAACTGCTTAAAGACTTCAATATTGAGATTGTAGGCGCATTGGAGGTCAACGGTCCACCAACAGAGGAGAATTTGCGTCAGATTGTTGAATTGGGCAGATTTCTAGCCAAAAAAGTTAAGGAGGAAGGAGCCTAA
- a CDS encoding DUF438 domain-containing protein codes for MGGITEEDRKKALKEILRQLHAGVPPEQVKEQFRQFLEGVSSLEIAKIEQELISEGITREEIQRLCDVHLAIFREQLEKQKLEEAPTSPLGILFEEHRMFQQIVQKLVMLTEKVRAAESLEAAKEALGQLKHIAQEFLDAEKHYLREENVLFPVLEKHGITEPPAIMWMEHNQLREKKKQLRSLLENAVNMGFQDFKRQLGELANAINSALNSHIFKENNILFPAAQRVVTEKEWIEMRADFDEIGYCCFTPEHLIKKPTEKPEVEAKLTAEGALQFETGTLTREEVEAILNTLPVDITFVDKDDAVKFFNKAEKRIFVRTKAILGRKVQLCHPQKSIHVVNRILEAFKKGEKDVAEFWIQKEGRIIHIRYFAVRDKDGKYLGTMEVTQDITDLKKIEGEKRLLDWEG; via the coding sequence ATGGGTGGAATAACAGAGGAAGATCGCAAAAAAGCCCTCAAAGAGATTCTCAGACAATTACATGCCGGCGTTCCTCCGGAACAAGTTAAAGAGCAGTTTAGGCAGTTCCTTGAAGGTGTAAGCTCGCTGGAAATCGCCAAAATCGAACAGGAACTTATAAGCGAAGGCATAACCCGCGAAGAAATTCAAAGGCTCTGCGACGTGCACTTAGCCATATTTAGGGAACAATTGGAGAAGCAGAAGCTTGAAGAAGCGCCAACAAGCCCTCTTGGCATTCTCTTTGAAGAGCACAGGATGTTCCAGCAGATAGTTCAAAAACTGGTTATGCTGACTGAAAAGGTACGGGCTGCTGAGAGCCTTGAAGCTGCAAAAGAGGCGCTAGGACAGCTTAAGCACATTGCTCAAGAGTTTCTGGACGCTGAAAAACACTATTTGCGGGAGGAAAACGTTCTCTTCCCCGTCTTGGAGAAGCATGGAATAACCGAACCACCAGCCATAATGTGGATGGAACACAACCAGCTTAGGGAAAAGAAAAAGCAGCTCAGAAGCCTACTGGAAAACGCTGTAAACATGGGCTTCCAAGACTTTAAAAGGCAACTTGGCGAACTAGCCAACGCCATAAACAGCGCCCTAAACAGCCACATTTTCAAGGAAAACAACATACTATTCCCGGCAGCCCAACGCGTCGTCACGGAAAAAGAGTGGATAGAGATGCGAGCGGACTTCGACGAAATTGGCTACTGCTGCTTCACTCCAGAACACTTAATAAAAAAGCCAACCGAAAAACCAGAGGTTGAAGCTAAACTCACGGCTGAAGGTGCATTGCAGTTTGAAACTGGAACATTGACAAGGGAAGAGGTTGAAGCCATTTTAAACACTTTGCCGGTAGATATAACCTTCGTGGATAAAGACGACGCCGTCAAATTCTTCAATAAAGCTGAAAAACGCATATTCGTGAGAACAAAAGCCATTCTGGGCAGAAAAGTGCAGCTTTGCCATCCACAGAAAAGCATTCACGTAGTCAACCGAATTCTAGAAGCCTTCAAGAAAGGCGAAAAGGATGTGGCGGAGTTCTGGATACAAAAGGAAGGACGCATAATCCACATAAGGTATTTCGCCGTAAGGGACAAGGACGGCAAATATTTGGGCACGATGGAGGTAACCCAAGACATAACCGACCTAAAGAAAATCGAGGGCGAAAAACGCCTTTTAGACTGGGAAGGCTAA
- a CDS encoding arsenate reductase ArsC: protein MKTALFICVENSFRSQIAEAYFNKYAPEGWTATSAGIKPAERVHPNAVRLMLEEGIDISHKKPKMLRRELQEKAEIAIIVCSGSLCPVVYTKHVEEWNMPDPAKMPLEEARKIRDAIKAKVLDLIERLKTQQKT, encoded by the coding sequence TTGAAGACAGCCCTATTCATTTGCGTGGAGAACAGTTTCAGAAGCCAAATTGCCGAAGCTTACTTCAACAAATATGCGCCTGAAGGCTGGACTGCCACAAGCGCTGGCATAAAACCAGCCGAAAGAGTTCATCCTAATGCTGTTAGGCTTATGCTTGAGGAGGGCATAGACATAAGCCACAAAAAACCCAAGATGCTTAGGAGGGAGCTTCAGGAAAAGGCTGAAATAGCCATAATCGTCTGTAGCGGCAGCCTCTGCCCAGTGGTCTACACGAAGCATGTAGAAGAATGGAATATGCCTGATCCAGCCAAAATGCCGCTTGAAGAGGCAAGGAAGATTAGGGATGCCATAAAAGCCAAGGTTCTAGATCTAATTGAAAGGCTGAAAACTCAGCAGAAAACCTAA
- a CDS encoding DUF166 family protein, with translation MTLVFVYSGEFAERVIRNLINDPSFCKACGLYCDSCKYGVYSHVRNIRAAIELPKPSDLPAFIEKPENYMPKTIPKVDLCVASGLHKDLLLELPVRLERAGVKGLIVPIEDFNEVPSGLRRQMEERCMELGLEYAFPKPFCSLKPSRDKPLISRFVLELSVGRPKLEVSTAKRGGREVIEAVVVRRSAPCGSTWYVARKLIGIETKRESLHDAIAKAHHSYPCTATMNVDPEAKEPILHIAGYIIREEVERALKEK, from the coding sequence TTGACGTTAGTTTTCGTTTACAGCGGCGAGTTCGCCGAACGCGTAATAAGGAATCTAATAAACGACCCGAGCTTCTGCAAGGCTTGTGGCCTATACTGCGACTCATGCAAGTATGGCGTTTACAGTCATGTGCGCAACATCCGCGCGGCCATAGAGCTTCCAAAACCCTCAGATTTGCCAGCCTTCATCGAAAAGCCGGAGAATTATATGCCAAAAACCATTCCAAAGGTGGATTTGTGTGTGGCCTCTGGCCTACATAAGGATTTGCTTCTTGAACTGCCCGTTCGTCTTGAAAGGGCGGGTGTTAAAGGCTTAATCGTGCCCATCGAGGACTTCAATGAGGTCCCTTCTGGCTTAAGAAGGCAGATGGAAGAGCGCTGCATGGAACTGGGCTTGGAATATGCGTTTCCGAAACCTTTCTGTTCGCTGAAGCCATCCAGAGACAAGCCGCTGATCTCACGTTTCGTCTTAGAGCTCAGTGTGGGCCGCCCAAAGCTGGAGGTTTCCACAGCTAAGAGGGGTGGACGCGAAGTAATTGAAGCTGTTGTTGTTAGGCGAAGTGCCCCATGCGGTTCCACATGGTATGTGGCGAGAAAACTCATTGGTATCGAAACAAAAAGGGAGAGCTTGCACGATGCCATTGCGAAGGCGCATCATAGTTATCCGTGCACTGCCACCATGAACGTTGACCCAGAAGCAAAAGAACCTATCCTGCATATAGCTGGCTACATTATAAGGGAGGAAGTGGAAAGAGCTTTAAAGGAAAAATGA
- a CDS encoding thioredoxin family protein produces the protein MISEEHREHLREELAHRLVNPVKLVVFTQKFECPYCAQTRSLVEELAGLSDKISVEVYDFAADVDKARAYGVDKVPAIAIVGVKDYGLRFYGLPYGYEFGTFLEGITSVSRGRADLSEETREKLKGVKAPVHIQVFVTLTCPYCPSVASLAFKFAVESDMVRADVIDVSEFPHIGHKYGVMGVPKTVINEKVEFLGAVPEEVFLEHILLAARRPEYVL, from the coding sequence ATGATTTCTGAGGAGCATAGGGAACATTTGAGGGAGGAGCTGGCTCATAGGCTTGTGAATCCCGTTAAGCTTGTTGTTTTCACGCAGAAGTTCGAGTGTCCCTATTGCGCGCAGACACGGAGCCTTGTGGAGGAGTTGGCTGGTTTAAGCGACAAGATAAGCGTTGAGGTTTATGATTTTGCGGCTGACGTGGATAAGGCTAGGGCTTATGGCGTGGATAAGGTTCCAGCTATTGCTATTGTGGGCGTTAAGGATTATGGTTTGAGGTTTTACGGTTTGCCCTATGGCTACGAATTTGGAACCTTCTTGGAGGGCATAACAAGCGTTTCACGGGGCAGGGCGGACCTTTCTGAGGAAACTAGGGAGAAACTTAAGGGCGTGAAGGCGCCCGTGCACATTCAAGTTTTTGTGACGTTGACTTGTCCATACTGTCCTTCCGTGGCGAGTTTAGCCTTCAAATTTGCCGTTGAAAGCGACATGGTTAGGGCTGATGTGATTGATGTGAGCGAGTTTCCCCACATTGGACACAAATACGGGGTTATGGGCGTCCCGAAAACTGTCATAAATGAGAAAGTGGAGTTTCTTGGAGCTGTTCCAGAGGAAGTTTTCTTAGAGCATATTTTGCTGGCTGCCCGCCGCCCGGAATATGTGCTCTAG
- a CDS encoding Nre family DNA repair protein gives MAADIYYDESQVVVKASRSGLCVACKGSRFLCGKTRCPIIVRANYFLKSVPLMQSEDIAGASPPSVFVGRIGYPYVYAGPLVPPIQEDTSLYDLPEFWFGKSIDEIVGFRSMLIRGKHRVHVQKFEEAGKIIEKTRELALAVKPVDVELLLKKKPRGFIVLDDEVQPFGPSAPIRDLRVGNTRWDHQIEKAYYDTDLKAAEAVLELYQKGVLVTKIQRAFSVGAFGLERNRRLVPTRWSITAVDSIISKALMDKVKTFPEISEYRVYESRYLDNIFEVLMIPSKWSYESIEAWYPGTVWNPHGRNIVMYSDWEGYEGRTTYAEIGGCYYAARLAVCEQLVKEQRQATVIVLREAHPGYIMPIGVWQVRENVRNAMRQKPYTFRTLEEALQFIAGRFQIPIQRWIMRSVLLKNALFQKRITDYLEKIEGRFRSVEG, from the coding sequence TTGGCTGCCGACATATATTATGATGAAAGTCAGGTTGTTGTGAAGGCTTCTCGGAGTGGTTTATGTGTTGCATGTAAGGGTTCGCGTTTTCTATGTGGTAAGACGCGTTGTCCAATTATTGTTAGGGCAAACTATTTTCTGAAGAGTGTTCCGTTAATGCAAAGTGAAGATATTGCCGGGGCTTCTCCGCCAAGCGTTTTCGTAGGCAGGATTGGCTACCCGTATGTTTATGCTGGGCCTCTTGTTCCACCAATTCAGGAGGATACGAGCCTTTATGATTTGCCGGAATTCTGGTTTGGAAAGTCTATAGATGAAATTGTCGGTTTTCGCTCCATGCTTATTCGTGGAAAGCATCGCGTTCACGTGCAAAAATTTGAAGAAGCTGGAAAAATCATTGAAAAAACGCGGGAACTCGCACTGGCCGTCAAACCCGTTGATGTAGAGCTTCTCTTGAAGAAAAAGCCTAGAGGCTTCATAGTTTTGGATGATGAGGTTCAGCCCTTTGGTCCTTCCGCACCCATCCGCGACCTGCGGGTTGGAAACACCCGCTGGGACCATCAAATTGAAAAAGCCTACTACGACACTGATTTGAAGGCTGCCGAAGCCGTCTTAGAACTATACCAGAAGGGTGTGTTGGTCACCAAGATTCAGCGAGCCTTCAGCGTTGGCGCCTTTGGCCTGGAGCGGAACCGTCGCCTTGTGCCCACCCGTTGGAGCATAACCGCCGTGGACAGCATAATCTCGAAGGCGTTAATGGATAAGGTGAAAACTTTTCCAGAGATAAGCGAATATCGCGTTTATGAGTCCCGCTATTTGGATAACATCTTCGAGGTTTTGATGATTCCGAGCAAATGGAGTTATGAATCCATAGAAGCCTGGTATCCCGGCACTGTCTGGAACCCGCATGGACGAAATATTGTGATGTATTCGGATTGGGAGGGCTATGAGGGACGAACAACTTATGCGGAGATAGGCGGCTGCTATTACGCGGCGCGGTTAGCCGTCTGCGAACAACTTGTCAAAGAACAGCGTCAAGCCACCGTCATAGTGCTTCGGGAGGCGCATCCGGGCTACATAATGCCAATCGGCGTCTGGCAGGTTCGTGAAAACGTTAGAAATGCTATGCGCCAGAAACCCTACACCTTCAGAACACTGGAGGAAGCCCTGCAGTTCATTGCGGGACGTTTCCAGATTCCAATCCAGCGGTGGATTATGCGTAGCGTTCTCTTGAAGAACGCTTTATTCCAGAAAAGGATAACGGATTACCTAGAGAAGATTGAGGGGCGCTTCAGAAGTGTCGAGGGTTAG
- a CDS encoding cation:proton antiporter, whose amino-acid sequence MDPITLALILAGSIIVVGFLGNYLFERTGFPDMILLVVLGIIIGPLSGLVNAGVIMPLTPYFAALALVFILFDGGMAMNIYRVFAESPRAAVLAFVGFGLNVALITLFMHYIVLSDLPILYSMLFGTILGGSSSAIVISLSSRIGVSEKCSTILSLESVLTDILCIVFSLVIIEIILKGSVNPVMIGQAIASRFSTGIVLGLIFGLVWLSILKRVVKSPYSYMLTLAVVLLAYAFSEVLGGSGSLCSLLFGIVLGNEKEIYRILRMERPSTTVVDAGLKRFESEIAFLLRTFFLVYIGIIVSIGDVKTILVGVILSLILLLSRVAAVRVATARCSELAEERPVMSVLLTRGLAAAVLATLPMQYAAQNPVFSQIAHLFVNITAMVILATAIIASVSIPLLRRKVQRV is encoded by the coding sequence ATGGACCCAATTACACTTGCGTTGATATTGGCTGGCTCAATAATTGTTGTTGGCTTTTTGGGCAACTACCTTTTTGAGCGGACTGGTTTTCCGGACATGATTTTACTAGTGGTTCTTGGAATCATCATTGGCCCTTTATCTGGCTTAGTGAATGCGGGAGTCATTATGCCTCTAACCCCCTATTTTGCAGCTTTAGCCCTCGTCTTCATATTGTTCGACGGCGGCATGGCTATGAATATTTACCGGGTTTTCGCCGAAAGCCCGAGGGCTGCAGTTTTGGCCTTTGTTGGCTTTGGGTTAAACGTTGCCCTCATAACCTTGTTTATGCATTACATTGTCCTTTCAGACTTGCCCATCCTCTATTCCATGCTCTTTGGAACCATTTTGGGTGGAAGCAGCAGTGCCATTGTGATTTCGCTTTCTTCAAGGATTGGAGTTAGCGAGAAATGCTCAACGATCTTAAGCCTAGAGTCAGTTCTTACCGATATTCTCTGCATAGTTTTCTCGCTGGTGATTATAGAGATAATCCTCAAGGGCTCCGTTAACCCCGTCATGATTGGACAGGCAATAGCCAGCCGCTTCTCCACCGGTATAGTACTCGGCCTCATTTTTGGGCTTGTTTGGCTTAGCATATTAAAAAGAGTTGTGAAGTCGCCCTACTCCTACATGTTGACTTTGGCTGTTGTGCTTTTAGCCTACGCCTTTTCGGAGGTTCTCGGCGGGAGCGGCTCGCTTTGCTCTCTTCTTTTCGGCATAGTGCTGGGCAACGAAAAGGAAATCTATCGCATACTTAGGATGGAAAGGCCTTCTACAACCGTGGTGGACGCTGGCTTGAAAAGGTTTGAGTCTGAAATCGCCTTCCTCCTAAGAACTTTTTTCCTCGTGTATATCGGCATAATAGTTTCAATAGGCGACGTCAAAACAATCTTGGTTGGCGTGATCCTCTCGTTGATACTGCTGCTATCAAGGGTTGCAGCTGTAAGAGTCGCCACAGCTCGCTGCAGCGAACTCGCCGAAGAACGCCCAGTAATGAGTGTGTTGCTCACTCGCGGGCTGGCAGCAGCGGTGCTTGCAACCCTGCCAATGCAGTATGCCGCCCAAAATCCGGTTTTCAGTCAAATTGCACATCTTTTCGTTAACATCACGGCTATGGTTATTTTGGCAACAGCCATAATAGCCTCTGTTAGCATTCCGCTGCTGAGGCGAAAGGTTCAGAGGGTTTAA
- a CDS encoding inorganic diphosphatase, giving the protein MNLWKDIPCGEKPPEILNMVVEVVSGSRDKYEYNIKWEAFVLDRIIPSSVVFPVEYGFVPQTWFDDEDPLDIMALSYEPLEVGCLVKVRVIGALIIEDEKGIDPKILSVLVNDARFDGYKDISDVHPHKLREIQEFFETYKRLEPHKWVKFREWKNAKEAMKIVEYAIKRFQESEK; this is encoded by the coding sequence ATGAATCTGTGGAAGGACATACCATGCGGTGAGAAGCCTCCCGAAATCCTAAACATGGTTGTAGAGGTTGTAAGCGGCTCAAGAGACAAATACGAATACAATATTAAATGGGAAGCCTTCGTCCTAGACCGCATAATACCATCTTCGGTGGTTTTTCCAGTCGAGTATGGTTTTGTTCCGCAGACATGGTTTGACGACGAAGATCCATTGGATATCATGGCGCTCAGCTATGAACCCCTCGAAGTCGGCTGCCTCGTGAAGGTTAGGGTTATAGGCGCATTAATAATCGAGGACGAGAAGGGCATAGACCCAAAAATATTGTCAGTGCTTGTGAACGACGCGAGGTTTGACGGCTACAAGGATATAAGCGACGTGCATCCCCACAAGCTGAGGGAAATCCAGGAATTTTTTGAAACCTACAAGCGCCTGGAACCCCACAAGTGGGTCAAATTTAGGGAATGGAAGAATGCAAAAGAAGCCATGAAAATCGTGGAATACGCCATTAAAAGGTTCCAGGAATCAGAGAAATAG
- a CDS encoding DUF1614 domain-containing protein, which produces MSRRTIYCPHSYTIFAILFLILIIIVSLLFVGVVGLAFRRVGFNSQLTALILVATFVGSYINIPLFRLKALIPIVREEYISFFGIVFRVPQLDLEEFTTIVAINVGGALIPTATSLYLLFKLPLVLPYAMIGIFIVAAITHLVAKPVKGLGIVTPAFIPPLTAAFVAYLLPSGAPAVIAYTSGVLGTLIGADLTNLHAIPRLGARIASIGGAGTFDGVFLSGIIAALLV; this is translated from the coding sequence TTGAGCAGAAGAACCATATATTGCCCCCATAGCTACACAATCTTTGCAATCCTCTTTTTGATCCTCATTATTATTGTAAGCTTGCTCTTTGTGGGTGTGGTAGGGCTTGCCTTCAGAAGAGTTGGCTTTAACTCTCAATTAACAGCGCTTATTCTTGTGGCAACTTTTGTGGGAAGTTACATTAACATTCCATTGTTCAGGCTTAAGGCTTTGATTCCAATAGTTAGGGAGGAGTACATAAGCTTCTTCGGCATAGTTTTTAGGGTTCCCCAGCTCGACCTCGAAGAGTTTACAACCATTGTCGCCATAAACGTCGGCGGCGCCCTAATTCCAACAGCAACATCCCTATACCTTCTTTTTAAATTGCCGTTGGTTTTGCCCTATGCCATGATTGGAATTTTCATTGTGGCGGCAATCACACACCTTGTTGCAAAACCCGTGAAAGGTTTAGGAATAGTTACGCCCGCCTTTATTCCGCCCTTAACAGCAGCCTTTGTGGCTTATCTTTTGCCCTCAGGTGCACCAGCAGTCATAGCTTATACTTCTGGGGTGCTTGGCACATTGATAGGTGCAGACTTAACCAACCTTCATGCCATTCCTAGGCTTGGAGCTAGAATAGCAAGCATAGGTGGGGCCGGAACCTTCGACGGCGTTTTCCTAAGCGGAATAATAGCCGCCCTTCTCGTCTAG
- a CDS encoding MBL fold metallo-hydrolase: MIKRIVPLGFDSFGVRSMATFVETDNLKILIDPGVSLAPLRYGLEPHPLEWQRLDETWEVIKQYAEESDVLVVTHYHYDHHDPDYPELYRGKTVFIKHPTQNINLSQKGRAAYFLEAIKGLPSKLEIADGKSFQLGETTITFSRAVCHGTNPKLGYVTETCITCGGEKFLHTSDVEGPSLGDQIAFILEQKPNVLFVDGPMTYMLGYRYSFQSLEASNANLIRAIKEGGLHTLVLDHHFLRDLNYKMRVKPVYEEAQRHGVKVVTAAEFAGRKIEMLEALRKELYAKYGVEKFEVKRRPLREE, translated from the coding sequence ATGATTAAGAGAATCGTCCCATTAGGTTTTGATAGTTTTGGCGTGCGTTCCATGGCGACTTTTGTAGAAACAGACAACTTGAAAATTCTAATAGATCCCGGTGTTTCTTTGGCGCCGTTGCGTTATGGTTTGGAGCCACACCCCCTTGAGTGGCAGAGACTTGACGAAACATGGGAGGTTATAAAACAGTATGCTGAAGAATCCGACGTGCTTGTCGTTACACATTACCACTACGACCACCACGACCCAGACTATCCGGAGCTTTACCGTGGCAAAACGGTCTTTATCAAACATCCAACTCAGAACATTAACTTGAGCCAGAAAGGTCGCGCCGCCTATTTTCTCGAAGCCATAAAAGGCTTACCAAGCAAGCTGGAGATTGCAGACGGAAAAAGCTTTCAGCTTGGCGAAACCACCATAACCTTTTCGAGGGCGGTTTGCCACGGCACAAACCCAAAACTTGGCTATGTAACGGAAACCTGTATAACATGTGGCGGCGAAAAATTTCTTCACACATCCGACGTGGAGGGCCCCTCACTTGGAGACCAGATCGCTTTTATCTTGGAGCAAAAGCCCAACGTGCTCTTCGTGGATGGGCCAATGACATACATGCTTGGATACCGCTACTCCTTCCAAAGCCTGGAAGCATCTAACGCCAACCTAATCAGAGCCATCAAAGAGGGAGGATTGCACACGCTGGTTTTGGATCATCATTTCCTACGCGACTTAAACTATAAAATGCGGGTAAAGCCTGTCTATGAGGAAGCTCAAAGGCATGGTGTGAAAGTTGTTACGGCGGCGGAGTTCGCTGGGAGAAAAATCGAGATGCTGGAAGCCTTGAGGAAGGAGCTTTACGCAAAATATGGCGTGGAAAAGTTCGAAGTTAAAAGGCGACCTTTAAGGGAGGAATAG